The following are encoded together in the Triticum dicoccoides isolate Atlit2015 ecotype Zavitan chromosome 6B, WEW_v2.0, whole genome shotgun sequence genome:
- the LOC119321961 gene encoding uncharacterized protein LOC119321961: MVVKKRAAAIAALCMLLLLMLSRPCRQQLSDHSCNCYRKCYLECKNAFPMLCKVVCGGSCNDNKDPVVSCMVACCTDSICGLSPAPSACTPDCIHACEKMWGGHGPAKEP, from the exons ATGGTGGTGAAGAAGAGAGCGGCGGCCATTGCCGCCCTGTGCATGCTCCTGCTCCTCATGCTGTCAAGGCCATGTCGTCAGCAGCTCTCGGATCACTCCTGCAACTGCTACCGAAAGTGCTACTTAGAGTGCAAGAACGCCTTCCCGATGCTCTGCAAGGTTGTGTGTGGCGGCAGCTGCAATGACAACAAGGACCCTGTCGTCTCCTGCATGGTCGCCTGCTGCACCGACTCTATCTGCGGCCTGTCACCAGCGCCGTCCG CTTGCACTCCGGATTGTATCCATGCATGCGAGAAGATGTGGGGTGGCCATGGTCCCGCCAAGGAACCTTGA